One window from the genome of Saimiri boliviensis isolate mSaiBol1 chromosome 2, mSaiBol1.pri, whole genome shotgun sequence encodes:
- the LOC101050874 gene encoding uncharacterized protein LOC101050874, with product MEAIGTPSWPVRNTPLKNSPALPLPAARGFGTGTRRALGVRPRGAPALRTRPPWPWAAAPGRPGTGGGRVPESGARESSGRPRLCQGSAPQSAQDCGQMGWRAGPRSVPTRASLRPPGSQLLVPPRGPKTAGAAAPVAAAACSWRARAAATAAAAASSTSTAGCLGLPWLSSGLWHGLHGTRRGGSPGSSSAQAQSRWTHGARTAGHVASYYGGRFGMTSAPLPQTPRFQPPDSAAAQARRGPA from the exons ATGGAGGCAATCGGTACCCCAAGCTGGCC CGTCCGAAATACACCTCTAAAAAACAGCCCCGCGCTCCCGCTCCCAGCAGCGCGGGGCTTCGGGACTGGGACCAGGCGGGCGCTAGGCGTGCGCCCCCGGGGAGCCCCCGCGCTTCGGACACGCCCACCCTGGCCCTGGGCGGCCGCGCCCGGAAGGCCTGGCACTGGAGGCGGACGGGTCCCCGAGTCAGGGGCCCGCGAGTCGTCTGGGCGCCCCCGCCTCTGTCAGGGTAGTGCCCCGCAGAGTGCCCAGGACTGCGGGCAAATGGGCTGGAGGGCCGGGCCGCGGAGCGTTCCCACACGGGCCAGTCTCCGTCCACCAGGAAGCCAACTCCTCGTACCTCCCCGGGGACCGAAAACCGCCGGTGCCGCCGCACCCGTCGCCGCCGCCGCTTGCTCATGGAGAGCCCGGGCTgctgccaccgccgccgccgccgcctcatCTACGAGCACCGCCGGCTGTCTCGGCCTCCCGTGGCTGAGTTCTGGTCTCTGGCACGGCCTCCATGGTACCCGCCGTGGTGGGAGCCCCGGCAGTTCCAGCGCCCAGGCCCAATCCCGCTGGACCCACGGAGCCAGGACAGCGGGACACGTCGCTTCTTATTACGGAGGAAGATTCGGCATGACCTCCGCCCCCCTCCCTCAAACCCCCCGTTTCCAGCCGCCTGACAGCGCTGCTGCGCAGGCGCGAAGAGGCCCAGCCTAA